A portion of the Eubacterium maltosivorans genome contains these proteins:
- a CDS encoding ABC transporter permease, which yields MKSYLDLVSQYARVHRKKNRITVLCITIAVCLVTAIFGMADMAVRAEVDRAIREDGNFHIAIKDLDEATGQMIGIRPDVAVSGWLIAASSAELDGRALMLQGSSEALSAEMGLTVNQGHFPQTADEALVDLQLLDALGLSIGDTVTTEAVGGPPLTFTICGTFNDFSSLKSRDRHAAFFNESGIKQRLDGRDSQKVYYLQFKNPLDIRPGIEDIQTTYGLSQDQIQENKRLLGLYGVSGDPYAYSLYGIALVLFLLVLVAGTIMISSSFNISILERTQFFGLLRCLGASKKQIRRYVRRESFGFSLRGIPMGLLAGTVIIWISCAAVGHFNPTFYGNLPLFQISPIGLAAGVIVGLLTVFLAAMSPCKKASKVSPLNAVTGNMESNLPRVHRAAKTSRLPVDIAMGTSHAFGNRKNMALMAASFAISIILFLSFTVFIDFMSHAMRPLKPNTPDITVALEEEGLYLPDDLAARLNEVPGIERVFGRKYAPLPESSGLSVSLISYENQQFDWSEALLVDGSIDSVRETPDTVLVSYDNRQSWKTGDTITLQTPGGSKAVTVGGVLSSLPFNAGENEAILISSENTFNHIMGNHGYTVIDLQVNEAAGDKTLDTVSALAAAAEKAHSGTPGYDITVADSRQSNQEARSAFYTMSTFVYGFLFIIALITVFNIINSMNISVSSRINQYGVMRAVGMSGRQLVRMVASESAAYALVGCLAGTVLGLPLHALLYDRMITIRWGDAWSLPWLPLVIIIGLSLATTFLSIIGPTQKIRRMDIVDVVNAE from the coding sequence GACGTGGCGGTCTCCGGCTGGCTTATTGCTGCTTCAAGCGCAGAGCTGGACGGCAGAGCGTTAATGCTTCAGGGCAGCAGTGAGGCCCTGTCGGCTGAAATGGGGCTTACGGTAAACCAGGGGCACTTTCCCCAGACCGCGGACGAAGCCCTTGTGGACCTGCAGCTTCTTGATGCGCTTGGCCTGAGCATCGGTGACACCGTCACTACCGAGGCGGTTGGCGGCCCTCCGCTCACCTTTACCATCTGCGGTACCTTCAATGATTTTTCCTCCCTTAAGTCAAGAGACCGCCACGCCGCATTCTTCAATGAATCGGGGATAAAGCAGCGGCTTGATGGCCGGGATTCCCAGAAGGTCTACTACCTTCAATTCAAAAATCCCCTTGACATCCGCCCGGGTATCGAGGATATCCAGACCACCTACGGCCTATCCCAAGACCAGATTCAGGAAAACAAACGCCTCCTCGGGCTCTACGGCGTCAGCGGCGACCCTTACGCCTACTCCCTTTACGGCATCGCGCTGGTACTGTTTCTGCTAGTGCTGGTCGCAGGTACCATCATGATTTCCAGCAGCTTTAACATCAGTATTCTGGAGCGGACCCAGTTTTTCGGCCTGCTGCGCTGTCTGGGCGCCTCAAAGAAACAGATTCGCCGGTACGTGCGGCGGGAGAGCTTTGGCTTCAGCCTGCGGGGCATCCCAATGGGACTGCTTGCAGGCACTGTCATCATCTGGATTTCCTGCGCAGCGGTGGGGCATTTTAACCCGACCTTTTACGGAAATCTGCCTCTGTTTCAGATCAGCCCCATCGGCCTGGCCGCTGGTGTAATCGTCGGGCTTCTAACCGTCTTTCTGGCTGCCATGTCTCCCTGTAAAAAAGCGTCAAAGGTCTCTCCTTTAAACGCTGTTACCGGCAATATGGAAAGCAATCTGCCCAGGGTGCACAGGGCGGCAAAAACCAGCCGCCTGCCTGTGGATATCGCCATGGGGACCAGCCATGCTTTTGGAAACCGGAAGAATATGGCTTTGATGGCCGCTTCCTTTGCCATCAGCATCATTCTCTTTTTATCCTTCACGGTATTCATTGATTTTATGTCCCATGCCATGCGCCCCCTCAAACCCAACACACCAGACATCACAGTCGCACTGGAGGAAGAAGGCCTTTATCTGCCCGATGATCTGGCCGCAAGGCTTAATGAGGTTCCGGGAATCGAGCGGGTTTTTGGCCGTAAATACGCCCCACTTCCCGAAAGCAGCGGCCTGTCCGTCAGCCTTATCTCCTACGAGAATCAGCAGTTTGACTGGTCCGAAGCGCTCCTGGTGGACGGCAGCATTGACAGTGTCCGGGAAACACCTGATACTGTACTGGTCAGCTACGACAACCGCCAAAGCTGGAAAACTGGTGACACCATTACGCTGCAAACGCCCGGCGGCAGCAAAGCCGTCACAGTCGGCGGCGTGCTCTCCTCCCTGCCCTTTAACGCTGGCGAAAACGAAGCGATCCTCATCAGCTCAGAAAATACCTTTAACCACATCATGGGTAATCACGGCTACACTGTGATCGACCTGCAGGTAAATGAAGCTGCCGGCGATAAGACCCTGGACACAGTCAGCGCCCTTGCCGCAGCTGCGGAAAAAGCGCACAGCGGCACCCCAGGCTATGATATCACCGTAGCGGATTCCAGACAGAGCAATCAGGAGGCCCGCTCAGCCTTTTACACCATGTCCACCTTTGTGTACGGCTTTCTGTTTATCATTGCTCTGATCACTGTATTCAATATCATCAACAGCATGAACATCAGTGTTTCCAGCCGCATTAACCAGTACGGCGTCATGCGCGCTGTGGGGATGTCTGGCAGGCAGCTGGTGCGGATGGTCGCCTCAGAATCCGCCGCCTATGCCCTTGTTGGCTGTTTGGCCGGTACGGTTCTGGGCCTGCCCCTGCATGCCCTTCTGTATGACCGGATGATTACAATCCGCTGGGGCGATGCCTGGAGCCTGCCCTGGCTGCCCCTGGTCATCATCATCGGTTTGTCCTTAGCTACCACCTTCCTGTCCATCATCGGGCCAACCCAAAAAATCCGCCGTATGGACATTGTGGATGTCGTCAACGCGGAATGA
- a CDS encoding mandelate racemase/muconate lactonizing enzyme family protein yields the protein MKITKINTKRVKIPLVEPFRISLGVITHAEQILVEIETDEGLVGIGEGSAAVLISGETLESIEAGIHIMEKDIIGCDPMDIEKIYWIMDRAIAHCPSAKTAIDIACYDLIGKITNMPLYKVLGGNSNTFETDMTVGINDPAYMAEKAKTHVAEGFDTIKTKVGTTVEEDVARVKAIRDAVGPNVKIRLDANQGWTPKEAISVINKLADYDIELIEQPVPYHDFDGLAFVTAHSPIPIMSDESVFNSKDAMRAIKMRAVDLINIKLMKCGGIREALKINAIAEAAGVECMLGCMAEESNIGVTAAASLGAAMKNITRADLDAHLTLTDVAVKGGVIMENGKTMIMPEKPGLGLER from the coding sequence ATGAAAATTACGAAAATCAATACGAAACGTGTCAAGATTCCTTTGGTTGAACCTTTCCGCATCTCACTGGGAGTTATCACCCATGCGGAGCAGATTCTGGTTGAGATTGAAACCGATGAAGGCCTTGTCGGAATTGGCGAAGGTTCTGCAGCAGTTCTGATCAGCGGCGAAACCCTGGAAAGCATTGAAGCCGGTATCCATATTATGGAAAAGGATATTATCGGCTGTGACCCGATGGATATTGAAAAAATCTACTGGATTATGGACCGCGCCATTGCGCACTGTCCTTCGGCTAAAACAGCCATTGACATCGCCTGCTATGATTTGATCGGTAAAATCACAAACATGCCTTTATACAAGGTATTAGGCGGAAATTCCAATACTTTTGAAACCGACATGACGGTTGGGATCAATGACCCGGCTTATATGGCTGAAAAAGCAAAAACCCATGTGGCAGAAGGCTTTGACACCATTAAAACAAAGGTCGGCACCACTGTGGAGGAAGACGTGGCGCGCGTTAAAGCGATCCGAGACGCAGTGGGCCCAAATGTTAAAATCCGTCTGGACGCTAACCAGGGCTGGACGCCAAAGGAAGCCATCTCTGTGATCAACAAGCTGGCGGACTATGACATCGAGCTGATCGAACAGCCTGTTCCTTACCATGATTTTGACGGTCTGGCATTTGTCACCGCCCATTCTCCAATTCCGATTATGAGTGATGAGAGCGTCTTTAATTCAAAGGATGCCATGAGAGCCATCAAAATGCGCGCGGTTGACCTGATCAATATCAAGCTCATGAAGTGCGGCGGTATCCGTGAAGCACTTAAGATTAACGCTATCGCTGAAGCGGCTGGTGTTGAATGCATGCTGGGCTGTATGGCGGAAGAAAGCAACATCGGTGTAACCGCCGCTGCCAGCCTGGGCGCTGCCATGAAAAACATTACGAGAGCAGACCTTGACGCACACCTGACCCTGACCGACGTAGCTGTAAAAGGCGGCGTGATCATGGAAAATGGCAAGACCATGATTATGCCCGAAAAACCAGGTTTGGGACTGGAAAGATAA
- a CDS encoding ABC transporter ATP-binding protein: protein MAEEKNNVLLEVKDLKKWFPIKGSGFGKEKAFVKAVDGVSFTLNRSETLGIVGESGCGKSTMGRSVLRLIEPTEGQIIYEGEDIMTLDRKALRAKRKEFQMMFQDPYASLNPRMTVGEIIGEPLEIQTDMNSKEREAKVLEIMDLVGLNTQYIRRYPHEFSGGQRQRIGIARAIILQPKLLVCDEPVSALDVSIQAQIINLMEDLQHHMGIAFMFISHDLSVVRHISDKVAVMYLGHVVEYAEKDELYNNPSHPYTIALLSVIPTVEKTKREKIILQGDLPSPANPPSGCCFHTRCYKAQQICKECTPELKDLGNGHMCACHFPGK, encoded by the coding sequence ATGGCAGAAGAAAAAAACAATGTGTTGCTGGAAGTTAAAGACCTGAAAAAATGGTTCCCCATCAAAGGCAGCGGATTCGGCAAGGAAAAAGCCTTTGTCAAAGCGGTGGACGGCGTCAGCTTTACCCTCAACCGCAGTGAAACCCTCGGTATTGTAGGGGAATCCGGCTGTGGTAAGTCCACTATGGGCCGCTCGGTTCTACGTCTGATTGAGCCGACTGAAGGCCAGATTATCTATGAGGGTGAAGATATTATGACCCTGGACCGCAAGGCCCTGCGCGCAAAACGCAAGGAATTTCAGATGATGTTCCAGGACCCTTACGCTTCACTGAATCCGAGAATGACAGTGGGTGAAATTATCGGTGAGCCTCTGGAAATCCAGACGGATATGAACAGCAAGGAGCGTGAGGCAAAGGTTCTTGAGATCATGGACCTTGTCGGGCTTAATACCCAGTATATCCGCCGCTATCCCCACGAGTTTTCAGGCGGACAGCGCCAGAGAATCGGCATTGCCCGGGCAATCATCTTACAGCCAAAGCTATTGGTGTGTGATGAGCCTGTATCCGCTCTTGATGTTTCCATCCAGGCACAGATCATTAACCTGATGGAGGACTTACAGCACCATATGGGAATCGCCTTTATGTTCATTTCCCATGACCTGAGTGTTGTACGCCACATTTCTGACAAGGTTGCGGTTATGTACCTTGGTCACGTTGTTGAGTACGCAGAAAAGGATGAGCTTTACAATAATCCATCCCATCCTTATACCATTGCACTGCTGTCGGTTATCCCGACGGTTGAAAAGACTAAGAGGGAGAAAATCATCCTTCAGGGCGACCTGCCAAGCCCGGCTAATCCGCCGAGCGGCTGCTGTTTCCATACCCGCTGCTACAAAGCGCAGCAGATTTGTAAGGAATGCACCCCTGAGCTCAAGGATTTAGGCAATGGCCATATGTGCGCCTGCCATTTTCCGGGAAAGTAA
- a CDS encoding ABC transporter ATP-binding protein, whose product MKLLEVKDLKTYFYTDEGVVKSVDGVSFSVDKGETLGVVGESGCGKSITSMSIMQLIGKPGKIVNGEIDFKGENLLNKDKEEMRKIRGKEIAMIFQEPMTSLNPVYTVGQQIMEAVLIHEDMTKEQARERAIQMLDLVKIPDAEKRLNSYPHEFSGGMRQRVMIAMALSCNPEFLICDEPTTALDVTIQAQILNLINELKEKTGTAVMMITHDLGVIAEVADNVMVMYAGQVVEYTDVDTVFEKPLHPYTQGLISCIPKLGGQEEKLSTIKGMVPSFNDMPEGCLFCPRCEYAKDICRKERPELVDLDGHQVRCFKYTDRWEEEN is encoded by the coding sequence ATGAAATTATTAGAAGTAAAAGACCTTAAAACCTATTTCTACACCGATGAAGGTGTCGTTAAATCTGTTGATGGTGTTAGTTTTTCTGTAGATAAAGGCGAGACACTTGGGGTTGTAGGCGAGTCTGGCTGTGGTAAAAGTATCACATCGATGTCGATTATGCAGCTGATTGGTAAGCCAGGGAAGATTGTCAACGGTGAAATTGATTTTAAAGGTGAAAACCTGCTGAATAAAGACAAGGAAGAGATGCGGAAAATCCGCGGCAAGGAAATCGCCATGATTTTCCAGGAACCCATGACCTCCCTGAATCCAGTTTATACGGTTGGACAGCAGATTATGGAAGCTGTTTTGATTCATGAGGATATGACCAAGGAACAGGCCCGGGAACGCGCGATTCAGATGCTGGATCTTGTCAAGATCCCAGATGCCGAAAAGCGTCTTAATTCCTATCCCCATGAGTTTTCAGGCGGGATGCGCCAGCGTGTTATGATCGCCATGGCGCTCTCCTGTAATCCTGAGTTTTTGATTTGTGACGAACCGACAACGGCTTTGGATGTTACCATCCAGGCTCAGATTCTCAATTTGATCAATGAGCTCAAGGAAAAAACCGGGACTGCGGTTATGATGATTACCCATGACCTCGGGGTTATCGCTGAGGTTGCCGATAACGTTATGGTTATGTACGCGGGCCAGGTGGTCGAGTACACGGATGTGGACACAGTGTTTGAAAAGCCGCTGCACCCTTATACCCAGGGCCTGATCAGCTGTATTCCAAAGCTGGGCGGCCAAGAAGAAAAGCTTTCGACCATCAAAGGGATGGTGCCGAGCTTTAACGATATGCCGGAGGGCTGTCTGTTCTGTCCGCGCTGCGAGTACGCAAAGGATATTTGCCGCAAAGAACGTCCGGAGCTTGTTGACCTTGACGGCCATCAGGTACGCTGCTTTAAATATACCGATCGATGGGAGGAAGAAAACTAA
- a CDS encoding ABC transporter permease, translated as MKTPNLGYKRNNYAEEKTGQEIVIQSKSYWKDSFNRLKKNKVAMVCMGVIIILALVAILAPLISPYDPNQQNLAIALQSPSGEHLFGTDEYGRDILSRVIYGTRVSLSAGIVAQIIATILGVTLGSLAGYYGGKVDTVISRIMEIFAAFPDLLLAMAIMFALGTGLTSLFIALAIVNWVQTARMVRGQVMQLKEKEFVEACIASGGSGFRIIMKHMIPNCISTIIVLITLGIPSAILTEASLSFLGIGIQPPDPSWGSMISYAQPYINSDPLYSIFPGIAIIITVISFNMFGDGLRDALDPKLKN; from the coding sequence ATGAAGACACCAAATCTTGGATATAAACGAAACAACTATGCTGAGGAGAAGACAGGACAGGAGATTGTCATCCAGTCAAAAAGCTACTGGAAGGACAGCTTTAACCGCCTGAAGAAAAATAAGGTTGCCATGGTTTGCATGGGAGTCATTATTATTCTGGCGCTTGTCGCAATTCTGGCTCCGCTTATTTCTCCATATGATCCAAATCAGCAGAATTTGGCCATTGCCCTTCAGTCACCTTCAGGTGAGCACCTATTCGGCACCGATGAATACGGCCGTGATATTTTATCCCGTGTTATTTACGGTACCCGCGTATCCCTCTCAGCAGGGATTGTTGCCCAGATTATCGCAACAATTTTGGGTGTTACCCTCGGCTCGCTGGCGGGCTATTACGGCGGTAAGGTGGATACAGTCATTTCCAGAATCATGGAAATCTTCGCGGCATTCCCTGACTTGCTGTTGGCTATGGCGATCATGTTTGCTCTTGGTACTGGCCTCACCAGTCTGTTTATCGCTCTTGCGATTGTCAACTGGGTGCAGACAGCCAGAATGGTCCGCGGGCAGGTTATGCAGCTCAAGGAAAAGGAATTCGTTGAAGCCTGTATTGCCAGCGGCGGAAGCGGTTTCCGCATTATCATGAAGCACATGATTCCAAATTGTATTTCAACCATTATTGTACTGATAACCCTTGGTATTCCAAGTGCGATTCTGACCGAGGCGTCCTTAAGCTTCCTCGGTATTGGTATCCAGCCGCCAGATCCGAGCTGGGGTTCCATGATCAGCTACGCGCAGCCATATATTAACAGTGATCCACTGTATAGTATCTTCCCAGGGATCGCCATTATTATCACGGTAATTTCCTTTAACATGTTCGGTGACGGCCTCAGAGACGCCCTTGATCCGAAGTTGAAGAATTAA
- a CDS encoding ABC transporter permease, translating to MGKYILKRLGQTLLVLFAISIIVFLLMNVLPGDPVALMLEKRADPATVEQVRHSLGLDKPLFQQYWDFLVGIFHGDLGTSYFTKEPVMETLTRSFFITLQLAACSFVFAVIIGVTCGMLAAIYRGKALDSTLMTLSIVGISAPSFWVAIILQIIFGLQLDLLPISGFSSPIYFILPSIALGTRYAASIARITRTSMLDVIGQDYIRTARAKGVKESVVMWKHAFKNALIPIVTLLGTQLGYMLGGSMLIEKVFTIPGIGNILVTSLNNRDLPLLRGAMLYVAVAFVLVNLLVDISYAFIDPRIRVTEGKK from the coding sequence TTGGGTAAATATATCCTAAAAAGACTTGGGCAGACATTGCTGGTACTTTTTGCTATCAGTATTATTGTCTTCTTATTGATGAATGTGCTGCCCGGTGACCCTGTTGCGTTGATGCTTGAAAAACGTGCAGATCCTGCAACTGTTGAGCAAGTGCGTCATTCGCTAGGATTGGACAAACCTTTATTCCAACAATATTGGGATTTTCTCGTTGGGATTTTTCATGGTGATTTGGGGACTTCTTATTTCACAAAAGAGCCGGTTATGGAAACATTAACCCGCAGCTTTTTCATTACGCTTCAGTTAGCAGCATGTTCTTTTGTCTTTGCCGTTATTATTGGGGTGACTTGTGGAATGCTGGCTGCTATTTACAGAGGTAAGGCACTGGATTCAACATTAATGACACTCTCTATCGTAGGAATTTCTGCACCATCTTTCTGGGTTGCCATTATTCTACAGATTATCTTCGGCCTGCAGCTTGATTTACTGCCGATTTCCGGGTTTTCATCGCCCATTTATTTTATCCTGCCGAGTATTGCACTGGGAACGCGGTATGCCGCATCCATTGCCCGTATCACGCGTACGAGCATGCTGGACGTTATCGGACAGGATTACATCCGTACTGCGAGGGCGAAAGGGGTAAAGGAAAGCGTGGTTATGTGGAAGCATGCCTTCAAGAACGCCTTGATTCCGATTGTCACCTTATTGGGGACGCAGCTTGGCTACATGCTTGGCGGTTCCATGCTCATTGAAAAAGTATTTACAATTCCAGGAATTGGTAACATCCTGGTTACGAGCCTCAACAACCGTGACCTTCCGCTTTTGCGTGGCGCCATGCTCTATGTTGCCGTTGCCTTTGTACTGGTAAACCTTCTGGTCGATATTTCTTATGCTTTCATTGACCCAAGAATTCGAGTTACGGAGGGTAAAAAATAA